A single Candidatus Thalassolituus haligoni DNA region contains:
- a CDS encoding FixH family protein, which translates to MKSDTQPAQPWYKEPLMWLIVGIPAVTVCWGMVMITLAVSTKDSLVSDSYYKDGVSYTENIEMDQHAARLNIRSSLVFTNHEARLTLEGQLDKEPDALLLKLIHPTLQDQDLDVILQRIEPGLYVGAAEIKLPARRYLWLQSPDQGWRIRSTERLEDSKVVQLNAQ; encoded by the coding sequence ATGAAATCAGATACCCAGCCTGCCCAACCCTGGTACAAAGAACCCTTAATGTGGCTGATTGTCGGAATTCCGGCCGTCACCGTTTGCTGGGGTATGGTCATGATTACCCTCGCAGTCAGCACCAAGGATTCGCTGGTAAGCGACAGTTATTACAAGGATGGCGTCAGCTATACCGAAAATATCGAAATGGACCAACACGCGGCGCGTCTGAACATCCGCAGCAGCCTGGTGTTTACCAACCACGAAGCGCGCCTGACACTGGAAGGACAGCTGGATAAAGAACCGGATGCACTGTTGCTAAAACTGATTCATCCGACTCTGCAGGATCAGGATCTCGACGTCATACTGCAGCGGATAGAGCCAGGTCTCTACGTCGGAGCTGCCGAAATAAAGCTACCTGCCCGCCGCTACTTGTGGTTACAAAGTCCTGATCAGGGCTGGCGAATACGCTCGACAGAACGACTGGAAGACAGCAAGGTTGTGCAATTAAACGCCCAATGA
- the ccoG gene encoding cytochrome c oxidase accessory protein CcoG, whose amino-acid sequence MSNIPVKDVTPKSESMYAKREKIYVREIIGFFQKLRTYSLWALMLGYYGTVWINWGGRQAVYFDLPARQFNIFGVTFWPQDFILLSFALIIAAFGLFTITNLAGRVWCGYTCPQSAWSFLFMWIEERVEGSRNQRIKMDKENISTSTLRKKALKHTLWLFVALATGVTFVGYFSPIRELIPDMFSAALNGWEIFWIAFFTLATYINAGWMREQVCIYMCPYARFQSVMYDADTLAVSYDINRGEPRGKRSKKAKQETDTTQLGDCVDCSLCVQVCPTGIDIRDGLQYQCIGCALCIDACDSIMDKLNKPKGLIRYTTENELEGKQTHLMRPRLLGYAFMLLVMLSAFVYAIASRVPFELDIERDRGSLYRVTPNDTVTNSYTLKMMNMSQQPRTYQLRVEGLPAVHMDAPETYEIRVNELREITVNLEIDPAIAKLPSSKTDIEFVVVDQQDGKEVAREESRFIAPRN is encoded by the coding sequence ATGAGTAACATCCCTGTCAAAGACGTCACACCCAAGTCCGAGAGCATGTACGCCAAGCGTGAAAAAATATATGTACGAGAAATTATCGGTTTCTTTCAGAAACTGAGAACCTATTCATTGTGGGCACTCATGCTGGGTTACTACGGCACGGTATGGATTAACTGGGGTGGTCGCCAGGCCGTCTACTTTGATCTACCAGCTCGCCAGTTCAATATTTTTGGTGTCACTTTCTGGCCTCAGGATTTTATTCTGCTGTCATTCGCGCTGATTATTGCCGCCTTTGGACTGTTCACGATTACCAACCTCGCAGGCCGGGTCTGGTGTGGCTACACCTGTCCCCAATCAGCCTGGTCATTCCTGTTTATGTGGATCGAAGAACGCGTGGAAGGCAGCCGCAATCAACGCATCAAGATGGACAAGGAAAACATATCCACCAGCACACTGCGCAAAAAAGCCCTCAAACATACCCTGTGGCTATTTGTCGCACTCGCAACCGGGGTCACCTTTGTTGGCTACTTCTCTCCCATTCGTGAGTTGATCCCGGATATGTTTTCGGCTGCACTGAATGGCTGGGAGATTTTCTGGATTGCTTTTTTCACCTTGGCTACTTACATCAATGCTGGCTGGATGCGTGAGCAAGTGTGTATTTACATGTGCCCTTATGCCCGTTTCCAATCGGTAATGTACGATGCCGACACGTTAGCGGTTTCCTACGACATTAATCGCGGTGAGCCGCGCGGAAAACGCAGTAAAAAAGCCAAGCAGGAAACTGATACGACCCAACTGGGTGATTGTGTCGACTGCTCACTGTGTGTCCAGGTATGTCCAACCGGCATTGATATTCGGGACGGCCTGCAATACCAATGTATCGGCTGCGCCCTCTGTATCGATGCCTGCGACTCTATTATGGATAAGCTGAACAAACCCAAGGGGTTGATCCGTTACACCACAGAAAACGAACTGGAAGGCAAGCAAACCCACCTGATGCGCCCCAGACTGCTGGGCTATGCCTTTATGCTGCTGGTTATGCTGTCTGCTTTTGTTTATGCCATTGCCAGCCGGGTTCCTTTCGAGCTGGATATCGAACGGGATCGCGGCAGTCTCTATCGGGTCACACCCAACGATACTGTCACCAACAGCTATACCCTGAAAATGATGAATATGTCGCAACAACCCCGAACCTACCAGCTCAGGGTTGAAGGACTTCCGGCCGTCCATATGGATGCGCCCGAAACCTATGAAATCAGGGTTAATGAACTGCGCGAGATTACGGTCAACCTTGAAATTGACCCGGCGATTGCCAAGCTTCCCTCCAGTAAAACCGACATCGAATTTGTCGTGGTGGATCAGCAGGATGGCAAAGAAGTTGCCCGCGAAGAGAGCCGCTTTATCGCCCCAAGAAACTAG
- the ccoP gene encoding cytochrome-c oxidase, cbb3-type subunit III, with the protein MLSTFWQVWVSVIVLGSIIGCGVLIMYTSRGMRKEETDQTTGHSYDGIEEIDNPLPRWWVFMFWGTIIFGLGYLASFGLGNYQGFLTVTVDGKEVPWSQTNQWKAEVQAFDQEIAPLYAQYSSTPVAELIHNDDALQTGQRLFKSNCSVCHGSGAKGALGFPNLTDKDWLYGGAPAQIVQTITNGRQGAMPAWGAILGDEGINQMVNYVRSLSGLKHDATLAEEAAPKFLQNCAICHGANGKGNQMMGAPNMTDETWLYGGSSKQIEMTLRYGRSGKMPAHKEILGANADAKIHLLATYVYSLSNK; encoded by the coding sequence ATGTTAAGTACTTTCTGGCAAGTATGGGTTTCCGTCATTGTACTGGGATCCATTATTGGCTGTGGTGTGCTGATCATGTACACCAGTCGCGGTATGCGCAAAGAAGAAACCGACCAGACCACCGGTCACAGCTATGATGGCATTGAAGAAATTGACAACCCGCTGCCACGCTGGTGGGTGTTCATGTTCTGGGGCACCATTATTTTTGGCCTCGGCTATCTGGCTTCTTTTGGTCTGGGCAACTACCAGGGATTCCTGACCGTTACCGTAGACGGCAAGGAAGTTCCCTGGAGCCAGACCAATCAGTGGAAAGCGGAAGTCCAGGCGTTCGACCAGGAAATCGCACCTCTTTATGCCCAGTACTCCTCAACTCCGGTTGCTGAGCTGATTCATAACGATGATGCGTTACAAACTGGTCAGCGCCTGTTCAAAAGTAACTGCTCGGTCTGCCACGGCAGCGGTGCCAAAGGTGCGCTTGGCTTCCCTAATCTGACGGACAAAGACTGGTTGTATGGCGGTGCTCCGGCACAGATCGTCCAGACCATTACCAACGGTCGTCAGGGTGCCATGCCGGCTTGGGGTGCCATTCTGGGTGATGAAGGCATTAACCAGATGGTGAACTATGTTCGCAGCTTGTCTGGCCTGAAGCACGATGCCACTCTGGCAGAGGAAGCAGCGCCCAAGTTCTTGCAAAACTGTGCCATTTGTCACGGTGCCAACGGCAAGGGTAACCAGATGATGGGCGCCCCTAACATGACCGATGAAACCTGGTTGTACGGCGGCTCCAGCAAGCAGATCGAAATGACTCTGCGTTATGGCCGCAGCGGTAAAATGCCTGCCCATAAGGAAATCCTTGGTGCTAATGCTGACGCCAAGATTCACCTGCTGGCCACGTACGTTTACTCATTGTCCAACAAGTGA
- a CDS encoding cbb3-type cytochrome oxidase subunit 3 yields the protein MDINDVRGLGSIFALIAMLAIFWWAYGSSRRKRFEDDGDIPFLDDDDGLPKHGDKDRSK from the coding sequence ATGGATATTAACGACGTGCGCGGGCTGGGTTCGATCTTCGCTCTGATAGCGATGCTGGCAATCTTCTGGTGGGCCTATGGCTCCAGTCGCAGGAAACGTTTCGAAGACGATGGGGATATTCCATTTCTTGATGACGATGATGGCCTCCCCAAGCACGGCGATAAAGATCGGAGCAAGTAA
- the ccoO gene encoding cytochrome-c oxidase, cbb3-type subunit II — MKHDTIEKSMPLMVVLIVIALSWGGLVEIVPLFFAKDTNTPVEGLMPLKALQLEGRDIYIREGCHVCHTQMVRPFRAETERYGPYSVAGESVYEHPFLWGSKRTGPDLARVGGRYSNEWHRAHLYNPRDVVPESIMPSYPWLFEDKVDGRDTPKKMKALRMVGVPYTDDDIEGAKAAVDGKPEIEALVAYLQQLGTVITKR; from the coding sequence ATTAAGCACGACACTATCGAAAAAAGTATGCCATTAATGGTGGTACTGATCGTCATCGCTCTTAGCTGGGGTGGGCTGGTAGAAATTGTGCCGCTCTTCTTCGCCAAGGACACCAACACGCCAGTTGAAGGCTTGATGCCATTAAAGGCGCTGCAGCTGGAAGGCCGTGATATCTACATTCGCGAAGGTTGCCATGTATGTCACACCCAGATGGTACGTCCATTCCGCGCCGAGACCGAACGTTACGGGCCTTACTCTGTGGCGGGCGAATCCGTGTACGAACACCCGTTCCTGTGGGGCTCCAAGCGTACCGGTCCGGATTTGGCTCGTGTCGGTGGCCGTTACTCCAACGAATGGCACCGGGCGCACCTGTATAACCCGCGTGACGTTGTGCCTGAATCCATCATGCCGTCCTACCCCTGGTTGTTTGAAGACAAGGTAGATGGTCGTGATACACCGAAAAAGATGAAAGCCCTGCGCATGGTCGGCGTGCCATACACAGATGACGACATCGAAGGTGCCAAAGCGGCCGTTGATGGCAAACCCGAAATCGAAGCTCTGGTTGCGTACCTGCAACAGTTGGGCACAGTGATCACTAAACGGTAA
- the ccoN gene encoding cytochrome-c oxidase, cbb3-type subunit I has product MSTAIDHPEYNYKVVRQFAIMTVVWGIVGMTAGVFIAAQLAWPALNFDTPWLSFGRLRPLHTNAVIFAFGGSALFASSYYIVQRTCRTRLFSDTLASFTFWGWNTVIVLAAITLPMGLTSTKEYAELEWPIDILVAIVWVAYVVNFLGTLAIRKETHIYVANWFFAAFMIMIAILYIGNNLAIPVSLTKSYSIYAGTIDAMVQWWWGHNAVGFFLTAGFLGIMYYFVPKQAGRPVYSYRLSIVHFWALISIYVWAGAHHLHYSALPDWAQTSGMVMSLILLAPSWGGMINGMMTLSGAWHKLRTDPILRFLVVSLSFYGMSTFEGPMMAIKTVNALSHDTDWTIGHVHSGALGWVAMVSIGAMYHLIPIMFGRKAGEMHSIALINAHFWLATIGTVFYIVAMWVNGIMQGLMWRAVNPDGTLTYSFVESVSASHPGYVGRVIGGALFLTGMLIMAYNVYMTVRAAKKDIAATATAQA; this is encoded by the coding sequence ATGAGCACAGCAATCGACCATCCCGAATACAACTACAAGGTGGTAAGACAATTTGCCATCATGACAGTTGTGTGGGGCATAGTTGGCATGACAGCCGGTGTATTCATCGCTGCCCAGCTGGCATGGCCCGCACTCAACTTTGATACCCCATGGCTGTCTTTCGGACGCTTGCGCCCGCTGCACACCAACGCGGTTATTTTTGCATTCGGCGGTAGCGCCCTGTTTGCAAGCTCCTACTACATTGTGCAGCGTACCTGCCGTACCCGTCTGTTCTCGGACACACTGGCCAGTTTCACTTTCTGGGGCTGGAACACGGTCATTGTGCTGGCAGCCATTACCCTGCCAATGGGCTTGACTTCCACCAAGGAATACGCCGAACTGGAATGGCCAATTGATATTCTGGTTGCCATTGTCTGGGTTGCCTATGTGGTGAACTTCCTTGGTACGCTGGCTATCCGCAAGGAAACGCACATCTACGTGGCCAACTGGTTCTTTGCCGCCTTCATGATCATGATCGCGATTCTGTATATTGGTAACAACCTGGCGATCCCGGTTTCCCTGACCAAATCCTACTCTATCTACGCGGGCACGATTGACGCCATGGTGCAGTGGTGGTGGGGTCATAACGCTGTCGGTTTCTTCCTTACAGCAGGCTTCCTCGGCATCATGTACTACTTCGTTCCCAAGCAAGCTGGCCGCCCGGTGTATTCCTACCGTCTGTCCATCGTGCATTTCTGGGCACTGATTTCGATCTACGTCTGGGCTGGTGCTCACCATCTGCATTACTCTGCTCTGCCAGACTGGGCACAAACCTCCGGCATGGTAATGTCGCTGATTCTGCTGGCTCCCAGCTGGGGCGGTATGATTAACGGTATGATGACGCTGTCTGGTGCCTGGCACAAACTGCGTACCGACCCGATCCTGCGCTTCCTGGTGGTCTCCCTGTCGTTCTACGGCATGTCGACCTTTGAAGGCCCGATGATGGCCATCAAGACCGTTAACGCCCTCTCCCACGATACTGACTGGACTATTGGCCACGTACACTCCGGTGCACTGGGCTGGGTTGCCATGGTCTCTATCGGTGCCATGTACCACCTGATTCCGATCATGTTCGGCCGCAAAGCGGGCGAAATGCACTCCATTGCGTTGATTAATGCTCACTTCTGGCTGGCCACCATTGGCACCGTATTCTACATCGTTGCGATGTGGGTTAACGGCATCATGCAGGGCTTGATGTGGCGCGCGGTCAACCCGGACGGCACGCTGACCTACAGCTTTGTTGAATCCGTCTCGGCCTCACATCCCGGATATGTTGGTCGTGTTATCGGCGGCGCACTGTTCCTGACGGGCATGCTGATCATGGCTTACAACGTCTACATGACCGTGCGTGCGGCCAAGAAAGACATTGCCGCCACGGCAACCGCTCAGGCGTAA
- a CDS encoding alpha/beta fold hydrolase, producing the protein MTEKICFQTEANHQNPDIILVHGAGAGLDSDFLVAAREGFEARGVTVTGVEFNYMAQSRVSGKRRPPPPVDRLVEELGEAVRAMEKPVVIVGKSMGGRVASMLALPGLAPANLSGVIVLGYPFHPPGKEHTLRVEHFDRISVPLMILQGSRDPFGKQAEISALFGERHWSDEIELLWLDSGDHDFQPTKRSGKTRELLLDEALDAAVKWLQHRWLSSV; encoded by the coding sequence ATGACAGAGAAAATTTGTTTTCAGACAGAAGCCAATCACCAGAATCCTGACATTATACTGGTTCACGGTGCCGGTGCGGGTCTTGATTCGGATTTTCTGGTCGCGGCAAGAGAGGGATTCGAGGCCAGGGGCGTTACCGTAACCGGGGTGGAATTTAATTATATGGCCCAGTCGCGGGTGTCTGGAAAACGTCGCCCGCCACCGCCGGTTGATCGTTTGGTGGAGGAATTGGGTGAGGCTGTTCGTGCGATGGAGAAGCCGGTGGTGATCGTTGGCAAGTCAATGGGTGGACGCGTTGCCTCGATGCTGGCGTTGCCGGGCCTGGCTCCGGCTAATTTGTCCGGGGTTATTGTATTGGGCTATCCCTTTCATCCACCCGGCAAGGAACACACGCTCAGAGTCGAGCATTTTGACCGTATCTCTGTGCCATTGATGATTTTACAAGGCAGCAGGGATCCGTTTGGCAAGCAGGCTGAGATCTCGGCATTATTTGGCGAGAGGCACTGGTCTGATGAGATTGAATTGCTCTGGCTGGACAGCGGTGATCACGACTTTCAACCGACAAAACGTTCTGGTAAAACCCGCGAATTGTTGCTGGATGAAGCCCTGGATGCTGCGGTGAAGTGGCTGCAGCATCGTTGGCTGAGTAGCGTCTGA
- a CDS encoding antibiotic biosynthesis monooxygenase → MIKVIIDRRIADDMESTYEDAIKHTLRAILEAPGYVSGASYKDARDHHHRIIITNWQSLQDWERWAVSSERREVIAAIQPILMREERISILTA, encoded by the coding sequence ATGATCAAGGTTATTATCGATCGTCGTATCGCAGACGATATGGAATCGACCTATGAAGATGCCATCAAACACACCCTGCGGGCGATTCTGGAAGCGCCTGGTTACGTTTCCGGGGCCTCCTATAAAGACGCCAGAGATCACCATCACCGCATTATTATTACCAATTGGCAAAGCTTGCAGGACTGGGAACGCTGGGCAGTATCCAGTGAACGCCGCGAAGTCATTGCCGCAATCCAGCCAATTCTGATGCGTGAAGAACGTATCAGTATACTGACTGCCTGA
- a CDS encoding roadblock/LC7 domain-containing protein translates to MNETSTHPEATRIFAILRSMISNSEGAILATATMTTDGLIIASALGDGIDSDIFAAMSASLLVLAERASQEVDIGELNQVMVMGSQGVMLLTHIGQDAVLAVSTTPSANLGQVLLDTTNAVTALRSLLD, encoded by the coding sequence ATGAATGAAACCTCTACACATCCCGAAGCGACGCGGATTTTTGCCATATTACGTAGCATGATTTCAAACTCCGAAGGGGCAATACTGGCCACTGCCACCATGACAACCGACGGTCTGATTATTGCCTCCGCACTGGGAGACGGTATTGATAGCGATATTTTTGCAGCCATGAGTGCTTCCTTGCTGGTACTGGCAGAGCGTGCCTCCCAAGAGGTAGATATCGGCGAACTGAATCAGGTGATGGTCATGGGTAGCCAAGGCGTTATGCTACTGACGCATATCGGTCAGGATGCAGTGCTTGCCGTCTCGACCACACCGTCTGCCAATCTCGGCCAGGTGCTGCTGGATACCACTAACGCAGTCACTGCGTTACGCAGCCTGCTCGACTAA
- a CDS encoding ATP/GTP-binding protein produces the protein MEYKIIFGGQVGAGKTTAIAAISDVPVVKTEARASDDVALRKDTTTVAMDYGLINLPGGEKVHLFGTPGQTRFSFMWDVLTVGGLGLVLLIDNAAANPVEDMVTYVEAFRKFIDNNALVVGITRMDLSTNPPLAAYISKLQEMGINAPVYEVDARKAEDVEVMLMSLLSILELGLK, from the coding sequence ATGGAATACAAGATTATCTTCGGCGGGCAAGTAGGCGCTGGTAAAACGACCGCGATTGCCGCTATCAGCGATGTACCGGTAGTCAAAACGGAAGCCAGAGCCAGTGACGACGTTGCCTTGCGTAAAGACACCACCACTGTGGCAATGGACTATGGCCTGATCAATCTTCCTGGTGGCGAGAAAGTCCACCTGTTTGGCACTCCGGGCCAGACCCGCTTCAGCTTTATGTGGGACGTCCTGACCGTAGGTGGCTTGGGATTGGTGCTACTGATCGACAATGCCGCAGCCAATCCGGTTGAAGATATGGTCACCTATGTTGAAGCATTCCGTAAATTCATTGACAACAATGCTTTGGTTGTTGGTATTACGCGTATGGATCTATCGACCAATCCGCCGCTGGCAGCCTACATCAGCAAGCTGCAAGAAATGGGAATCAATGCACCGGTATATGAAGTGGATGCCCGCAAGGCAGAAGACGTCGAAGTCATGCTGATGAGCCTGCTCTCTATTCTGGAGCTGGGCTTGAAGTAG
- a CDS encoding beta-ketoacyl synthase, with amino-acid sequence MKNLAVITGFGGINAAGRSSGHHAFRRMILDSLTGAKREQTLASLASLMATTDEDAILNGTLVREWDNVPWDAKAVPFHKPFKDEDGNPCWRLTHRRLAVQSAGQLPAGFDPATLYRSLHHPRGLQMAVYAASDALGSLGIDWETLCQHVGPDEIAVYAGSSMGQQDSNGNGGMMQSALLGKRTSSKQCAMSMNQMPADFINAYVLGNVGTTGCMSAACATFLYNLRLAREDIENGKRRVVVVGNSEAPLVPEIVEGYNAMTALASEQKLRDLDNIPATAAADLRRASRPFGDNCGFTIAESAQFFILTDDKLALELGLTIHGSVGDVQVNADGYKKSISNPGIGNYLTMGKVVGNARRLLGEDVLRHGTFVHAHGSSTPQNRVTESHIYQQLASAFKLENWPVTAVKAYVGHSLSAASADQLSATLGTWAEGFIPGIKTTHKIADDVHQQQLEFVLQDKQIDPAELPVAFINAKGFGGNNASAMIISPAKTRQLIAQRYSASELSHYQNRNETVAETAHRYDSDATAGTTRPRYHFGESVLEPADLTISDQEIRISGWDQAVPL; translated from the coding sequence ATGAAAAATCTGGCAGTAATAACCGGTTTTGGTGGAATCAATGCCGCAGGCCGCAGTTCGGGCCATCATGCGTTTCGCCGCATGATTCTCGACTCACTCACCGGTGCCAAACGCGAACAGACGCTTGCCAGCCTTGCCAGTCTGATGGCAACCACGGATGAAGATGCCATTCTGAATGGCACCCTGGTACGCGAATGGGACAATGTGCCATGGGATGCCAAGGCGGTGCCTTTTCACAAACCGTTCAAGGATGAAGACGGCAACCCCTGCTGGCGCCTGACGCACCGTCGCCTTGCCGTACAAAGCGCCGGTCAGCTGCCCGCGGGTTTTGACCCGGCAACCCTGTATCGCTCACTGCACCACCCGCGTGGTTTGCAAATGGCCGTCTATGCCGCATCTGATGCCCTCGGCTCGCTGGGAATCGACTGGGAAACCCTGTGCCAGCACGTCGGCCCGGATGAAATAGCCGTTTATGCTGGCTCATCCATGGGTCAGCAAGACAGCAATGGTAACGGTGGCATGATGCAGTCGGCCTTACTGGGCAAGCGCACCTCATCCAAGCAATGCGCCATGAGCATGAACCAGATGCCGGCCGATTTTATTAACGCCTATGTGCTTGGTAACGTCGGTACAACTGGCTGTATGTCTGCGGCTTGCGCCACCTTTTTGTACAATTTGCGCCTCGCCAGAGAAGACATAGAAAACGGCAAGCGCCGTGTGGTCGTAGTGGGCAATTCCGAAGCCCCCTTGGTGCCGGAAATCGTCGAAGGTTACAACGCTATGACGGCACTGGCGTCGGAACAGAAACTACGGGATCTGGACAATATTCCCGCCACTGCAGCGGCGGATCTCCGCCGCGCCAGCCGACCATTCGGTGACAACTGTGGCTTTACCATTGCAGAATCGGCGCAGTTTTTTATTCTGACGGATGACAAACTGGCGCTGGAGCTGGGGCTGACCATCCACGGCAGCGTTGGCGATGTTCAGGTCAATGCCGACGGCTACAAGAAGTCTATCTCCAACCCTGGTATCGGCAATTACCTGACCATGGGCAAGGTCGTTGGTAACGCCCGCCGCCTGCTTGGTGAGGATGTCTTGCGTCACGGCACCTTTGTCCATGCCCATGGCAGCAGCACGCCCCAAAACCGGGTAACGGAATCCCATATCTATCAGCAACTGGCCAGTGCCTTCAAACTGGAAAACTGGCCGGTAACGGCCGTCAAGGCTTATGTCGGACACTCCCTGTCCGCCGCCTCCGCCGATCAACTCAGCGCCACACTGGGAACCTGGGCCGAGGGGTTTATCCCCGGCATCAAAACAACCCACAAGATTGCGGATGATGTGCACCAGCAACAGCTGGAATTTGTCCTGCAGGACAAGCAGATCGACCCGGCCGAACTCCCGGTTGCCTTTATTAATGCCAAAGGCTTTGGCGGCAATAATGCTTCCGCCATGATTATTTCACCGGCCAAAACCCGCCAGCTGATCGCACAGCGTTACAGCGCAAGCGAGCTCAGTCACTACCAGAATCGTAATGAAACTGTGGCAGAAACTGCACACCGGTACGACAGCGACGCCACCGCAGGAACAACCCGTCCACGCTATCACTTTGGCGAAAGTGTGCTGGAGCCTGCCGATCTGACCATCAGCGACCAGGAAATTCGTATTTCAGGGTGGGATCAGGCCGTTCCTCTTTAA
- a CDS encoding GlxA family transcriptional regulator, translating to MLQHVTVLLVDQMLTSSIAIPIEMLEAVRARLKVARQGNVSFNIETGVAEPGDISSLGGLRLCPDRTLAEIESTSLVVVPALWRNPRRVLQTHASVIGWIAEQYRQGASVISVGTGVCLLAASGILDGKPATTHWHYQDRFTADYPQVLLQRQHLLTQAGRIYCAASVNSGADMVIHFIGQTWGREMALQIEQQFSPEVRQPFENKVYSIGEGARHADEEIALVQAWMRQYLREPFSLGLLAERAGLSERQFMRRFRQVVGVTPLVYQQTIRCQAARELLQHSNLSVADVAQETGFGDSSYFIKIFRRLQGQSPGEFRKKVRGKLFTSG from the coding sequence TTGTTGCAACATGTGACGGTATTGCTGGTTGATCAAATGCTGACTTCCAGTATTGCAATCCCGATCGAAATGCTGGAAGCAGTACGTGCCCGATTAAAAGTAGCGCGGCAGGGTAACGTGAGCTTCAACATTGAAACCGGAGTGGCGGAGCCGGGTGACATATCCAGTCTCGGGGGGCTGAGACTTTGTCCGGATCGAACCCTGGCTGAAATTGAATCCACCAGTCTGGTGGTCGTACCGGCCCTCTGGCGCAACCCTCGGCGAGTGTTACAGACCCATGCCAGCGTTATTGGCTGGATTGCTGAACAATATCGGCAAGGAGCCAGTGTGATCTCGGTGGGTACCGGAGTCTGTTTGTTGGCCGCCAGCGGTATTCTTGACGGCAAGCCAGCAACGACGCATTGGCATTATCAGGATCGTTTTACCGCCGATTACCCACAGGTGCTGTTACAGCGCCAGCATTTGTTGACCCAGGCCGGGCGTATTTATTGTGCTGCCAGCGTTAACTCCGGGGCCGATATGGTGATTCATTTTATTGGTCAGACCTGGGGGCGGGAGATGGCATTGCAAATTGAGCAGCAGTTCTCTCCAGAGGTACGGCAACCGTTCGAAAACAAGGTGTATTCTATTGGTGAGGGTGCACGACACGCGGATGAAGAGATTGCACTGGTGCAGGCTTGGATGCGCCAGTATTTGCGGGAACCTTTTTCACTCGGTCTGCTCGCAGAAAGGGCCGGGTTGAGTGAACGGCAGTTTATGCGCCGCTTCAGACAGGTCGTTGGAGTAACGCCACTGGTGTATCAGCAGACCATTCGCTGTCAGGCCGCCCGAGAATTGTTGCAGCACAGTAACTTGTCTGTTGCGGATGTTGCACAAGAAACGGGTTTTGGCGACAGCAGCTACTTTATCAAGATCTTTCGTCGGTTACAGGGGCAGTCGCCGGGTGAATTCCGGAAAAAGGTACGCGGTAAATTATTTACCAGTGGCTAG